The following are encoded in a window of Fretibacter rubidus genomic DNA:
- a CDS encoding PQQ-binding-like beta-propeller repeat protein, with translation MNNPMVKILTLGLAATFLLSGCATISSAVDAVNPFDKSEEQKRKEQGDVAADSERISILSLDDTLRVSDTATPDQIVLPAPYVNADWPQPGGSATHVVQHTAATGPLERVWSKNVGDGSGRKGAVVAPPVISSGKMFVMDSDNTVRAFDVNSGDSLWAHKMTVTAKGKTRTGKTGILERVADPLSFTDTGGRDKESVGGGVTTGNDLVFATSGLGVVRAMIAETGEIVWRKKMIVPIHSAPTYADGRLFVVTDESELIAMNAYTGDVLWTYQAIVETARMLTAPAPAVIDEVVIAPFASGELVALRVQNGSVLWQDALSSTGRLTPLATLNDIAAGPVIADGYVIASAQSGNMTAFDLRTGSRIWTQPAGSLGYPLVVGDVIFTVTTDGQAVAMSKLDGQVLWMTQLETFKNEKKRKKRIAWAGPLLAGERLVMFSSRGAGIEMNPYTGAITREFKVGDTVYVPPIIANETLYVLTDSGKIVALR, from the coding sequence ATGAATAACCCTATGGTCAAAATCCTCACACTCGGCCTAGCGGCGACATTTTTGCTATCTGGATGTGCTACGATTAGCTCCGCTGTTGATGCCGTAAATCCCTTTGATAAGTCCGAAGAACAAAAGCGCAAAGAACAGGGCGATGTTGCGGCAGATAGTGAACGCATTTCAATCTTGTCCTTGGACGATACCTTGCGCGTCTCGGACACCGCGACACCCGATCAAATTGTTCTGCCTGCGCCATATGTGAACGCTGATTGGCCGCAACCGGGCGGATCTGCGACCCATGTTGTTCAGCATACGGCGGCTACTGGCCCGCTGGAACGCGTGTGGTCCAAAAATGTTGGCGACGGATCTGGTCGCAAAGGCGCTGTTGTCGCCCCGCCAGTGATTTCAAGTGGCAAAATGTTTGTCATGGATAGCGATAACACAGTGCGCGCCTTTGACGTAAATTCAGGCGATAGCCTTTGGGCGCATAAAATGACCGTGACCGCCAAGGGTAAAACCCGCACGGGCAAAACGGGAATTTTGGAACGTGTCGCTGACCCGCTATCCTTTACCGATACGGGTGGTCGAGACAAAGAAAGCGTTGGCGGCGGCGTCACGACAGGCAATGATTTGGTCTTTGCGACATCGGGTCTCGGCGTTGTTCGCGCGATGATCGCGGAGACAGGTGAAATTGTATGGCGCAAGAAAATGATTGTGCCAATCCATTCTGCCCCGACCTATGCCGACGGACGATTGTTTGTTGTTACGGATGAGAGCGAACTTATCGCTATGAACGCCTATACGGGTGACGTTTTGTGGACATATCAAGCGATTGTTGAAACTGCCCGTATGTTAACCGCGCCCGCGCCAGCCGTAATTGACGAGGTCGTGATTGCGCCGTTTGCGTCGGGCGAGCTTGTTGCGCTGCGTGTGCAAAACGGGTCAGTGCTATGGCAAGACGCGCTGTCGTCTACGGGACGTTTGACGCCGCTGGCCACGCTCAACGATATTGCAGCTGGACCTGTGATTGCTGATGGTTACGTGATTGCCTCTGCGCAAAGCGGGAATATGACCGCCTTTGATTTACGCACAGGGTCGCGCATTTGGACACAGCCCGCGGGCTCACTGGGCTATCCGCTGGTCGTAGGGGATGTCATCTTTACCGTGACAACTGATGGACAAGCGGTAGCGATGTCAAAGCTTGACGGCCAAGTCTTGTGGATGACACAGCTTGAGACCTTTAAGAATGAAAAGAAGCGTAAAAAACGGATTGCATGGGCTGGGCCTCTGCTTGCGGGTGAACGGCTTGTGATGTTTTCCTCTCGCGGGGCTGGGATTGAAATGAACCCTTACACGGGTGCGATTACGCGCGAATTTAAAGTGGGTGATACCGTCTATGTGCCGCCGATTATCGCCAATGAAACGCTCTATGTCTTGACCGATAGCGGCAAGATTGTGGCTCTGCGCTAG
- the der gene encoding ribosome biogenesis GTPase Der, giving the protein MAKIAIVGRPNVGKSTLFNRLVGKKLAIVNDQPGVTRDRREAMGRLRGRDLQMIDTAGFENETGDKLEARMRAQTEQAVRDADVCLFVYDARAGVTSLDEIFAEFVRRANVPVVLVANKCESRAGDVGLSEGYSLGLGDPIAVAAEHNIGMVELDEEIDDRLEGVDLSPEPDPIDRSDAPVRIAIVGRPNAGKSTLINTLIGQDRLLVGPEAGVTRDSITIDHMWQDRRIQLHDTAGMRKKSKVHDTLEKMSVSDSLHAIRFAQVVVLLMDAQNCFDKQDLQIAALVEREGRALVLGVTKWDTVSNKSEAAKAIRAKADHLLPQLRGLPVVMFSGLTGKRVDTLLPAIEKIQIDWSAKVKTSELNEWLGEKIRRHPPPAVAGRHIRPKYISQTKTRPPTFVLKCSRVNSIPESYKRYLVNGLREDFDLPGTPIRLIVKADKNPYIDEGGTKTRGGNND; this is encoded by the coding sequence ATCGCCAAAATTGCCATTGTCGGACGACCCAATGTCGGTAAATCGACACTGTTTAACCGCTTGGTCGGCAAAAAACTGGCCATCGTTAATGACCAACCGGGTGTGACCCGTGACCGCCGCGAAGCCATGGGCCGGTTGCGGGGGCGCGACCTTCAAATGATTGACACGGCCGGGTTTGAAAATGAGACGGGCGATAAGTTAGAGGCGCGTATGCGCGCGCAGACAGAGCAAGCCGTACGCGATGCCGATGTGTGTTTATTTGTCTATGACGCGCGCGCAGGTGTGACGTCACTGGACGAAATCTTTGCCGAATTTGTGCGCCGTGCCAATGTGCCCGTCGTGCTGGTCGCCAATAAATGCGAAAGCCGCGCGGGCGATGTTGGCCTATCCGAAGGCTACAGCCTCGGTCTTGGCGACCCCATTGCGGTGGCGGCTGAACATAATATCGGCATGGTGGAACTGGACGAGGAAATCGATGACCGCCTAGAGGGTGTGGACCTCTCGCCAGAACCCGACCCGATTGACCGCTCTGACGCGCCTGTGCGGATTGCCATTGTGGGTCGTCCCAATGCGGGTAAATCGACGCTGATTAACACGCTGATTGGGCAAGACAGATTGCTGGTCGGGCCAGAGGCAGGCGTGACGCGCGATTCCATTACGATTGACCACATGTGGCAAGACCGCCGTATTCAGTTGCACGATACAGCCGGCATGCGCAAAAAATCCAAAGTCCATGACACGCTAGAGAAAATGTCGGTCAGCGATAGCCTCCACGCTATTCGCTTTGCTCAGGTCGTTGTTCTGTTGATGGACGCGCAAAATTGTTTTGATAAGCAGGATTTGCAAATCGCCGCCCTGGTCGAACGCGAAGGCCGCGCGCTGGTGCTGGGTGTGACTAAATGGGATACGGTGTCCAATAAATCAGAGGCCGCCAAAGCCATTCGCGCCAAAGCCGATCACCTGCTGCCGCAACTACGCGGCCTCCCTGTGGTCATGTTCTCTGGCTTGACCGGTAAGCGCGTCGATACATTACTGCCTGCGATTGAGAAAATACAAATCGATTGGTCTGCCAAAGTTAAAACATCAGAGCTGAACGAATGGCTGGGCGAGAAAATCCGCCGTCACCCACCCCCTGCTGTGGCGGGCCGTCATATTCGCCCCAAATATATCAGCCAGACAAAAACACGCCCGCCGACATTTGTGCTGAAATGTTCGCGCGTGAACTCTATTCCAGAGAGTTATAAGCGCTATCTCGTCAATGGTCTGCGCGAAGATTTTGACCTGCCTGGCACACCGATACGCCTTATCGTGAAAGCGGATAAAAACCCTTATATCGACGAAGGCGGAACAAAAACGCGCGGCGGGAATAATGACTAA
- a CDS encoding NAD(P)-dependent alcohol dehydrogenase produces the protein MTDFNAYAATEAGAKLTPFSYDPGALGAHEVEIKVSSCGLCHSDLSMINNDWRASQYPLIPGHEIVGTVTAVGDHVSHLKVGQTVGVGWSSHSCGHCGQCLSGAQQRCPKLTTTIAGHGGFADRVRVQGIWAIALPDGMDARGAGPLFCGGITVFAPMMDFGLKPTDRVGVIGIGGLGHLALQFARAWGCEVTAFTSSTDKMDELSSLGAHNVVNSRDKEALKPLRGHFDMIISTVNVSLNWPAYLSTLAPEGTLVTVGAVDEPMGIPAFSLIGGQKSVAGSDTGAPHMVAKMLEFCARHDIKPMVDYFKMDDVNKAITHLKDGKARYRVVLEN, from the coding sequence ATGACAGATTTCAACGCCTATGCCGCCACAGAGGCCGGTGCAAAGCTCACCCCATTTTCATATGACCCTGGTGCGCTCGGTGCGCATGAGGTTGAAATTAAAGTGAGCAGTTGCGGGCTCTGTCATTCGGATCTGTCGATGATTAACAATGATTGGCGCGCGAGCCAATATCCGCTTATCCCAGGCCACGAAATTGTCGGCACAGTAACCGCCGTTGGGGATCACGTTAGCCATCTTAAGGTCGGCCAAACCGTAGGCGTTGGCTGGTCATCGCATAGCTGTGGTCATTGCGGGCAATGCCTGTCGGGTGCGCAGCAACGCTGTCCGAAACTCACCACGACCATTGCAGGTCACGGTGGTTTTGCGGACCGTGTACGCGTGCAGGGTATTTGGGCGATAGCTTTGCCAGACGGTATGGACGCGCGCGGTGCGGGGCCACTGTTTTGTGGCGGTATTACGGTTTTTGCGCCCATGATGGATTTCGGCCTCAAACCCACAGACCGCGTCGGTGTTATCGGTATCGGCGGGCTGGGACATCTTGCGCTGCAATTTGCCCGCGCCTGGGGATGTGAAGTCACAGCCTTTACCAGCTCGACGGATAAGATGGACGAACTCTCAAGCCTCGGCGCGCATAATGTTGTGAACTCCCGCGATAAAGAGGCGTTAAAGCCGCTTCGCGGACATTTTGACATGATTATTTCGACCGTGAATGTCAGCCTCAACTGGCCGGCTTACCTCTCGACCCTCGCGCCAGAGGGCACATTGGTGACCGTCGGTGCGGTGGACGAGCCCATGGGTATCCCCGCTTTCAGCCTTATCGGCGGCCAAAAATCCGTCGCCGGATCAGACACAGGCGCGCCGCATATGGTCGCGAAGATGCTAGAGTTTTGCGCACGCCACGATATCAAACCCATGGTCGATTATTTCAAAATGGACGATGTGAATAAGGCCATAACTCACCTCAAAGACGGGAAAGCCCGTTACCGCGTTGTGCTGGAAAACTAA
- a CDS encoding helix-turn-helix transcriptional regulator gives MGGKKTSITNHMRRIRVARTDLTQSELARRIGATRQTVIAIEAEKYAPSLELAFRIAHVLDTPITELFIFDPSTMDA, from the coding sequence ATGGGCGGTAAAAAGACATCGATTACAAATCATATGCGCCGCATTCGTGTGGCGCGCACGGATTTGACCCAATCAGAACTCGCGCGGCGTATTGGCGCCACGCGGCAAACTGTAATTGCGATAGAGGCGGAAAAATATGCGCCGTCACTGGAACTGGCCTTTCGGATTGCTCATGTGCTCGATACACCGATAACGGAGCTTTTCATCTTTGACCCGTCTACCATGGACGCGTGA